CTCGAATCGTGCAGATTTGGGCATGGAGCTATACAATCTGATCCAAACCGGCGAACCGGATGTGATTGTGATTGAAGCATCCGGCGTTGCCAATCCGGTTGAAATTCTAGATGCAGTGACAGAAATCTCGCTGTACCACCGGATGGAGCTGCGTAATCTGATCACTGTTGTTGATGCTGCTCACCTGTGGGAATTGTATGAACAGCAGCAGGGCAAGACGTATCGACTGATGCAGGAGCAGATCCGTGCCGCTTCTGTACTCATTGTCAACAAAAGTGATTTGTTAGAGTCAGAACGTCTAGAGAAGGTAGAGCAAATCGCGCGTGGCTGGAATCCATACGCGCCGATGTATGTGACCGTGCGCTGCGAGCTGGATCGCTATTTGTATGAGCAAGCGGGTCATGCACTGGCTGGGGAACATCATGTAACCGCAGCAGAGGGAAATGCGTCGATCGCTGAGGAGCAAGTTCATAGCGCTCACCACGATCAGAATGAACAATTGCATCGCAAGCATGATCATCAGCACCATGAGGATCATCACACGCATACCCATGCGCCGCATCATTCGCATGAGCATGTAATGGTGTACACGCATTACTTTGAACAGCCGATTAACAGTGAAGCCTTTGAAGCGCTTATTGCCAATCTACCGACTGAGGTTTACCGTGCCAAAGGAATTCTGACATTCAATGATACGAATAGCCGCTTTCTTTTCCAATACGCGTACCGGCAAAGCGACTTTATGAAGATCACTCCACAAAAGCCGGTACCGGATGTGGCGGTATTTATTGGAGAACATTTCGATAAACGCCATATTCAGGAATTATTGCTGACATTGGAGCGACAGGAACATGAAGCTTAACTAGTTACAAAGTTTCAATATAAGGGACAGGCGGTTAATAGTTCAATAACAACCCGGTGCCTGAACCAGGTGCCCAGGATAAGCTGGATGTTCAAGCAGGGTATTGATCTGAACTATTAGGAGGTTAATTATACAATGACAACCACAAACCAGTACCGCCCTTATATCGAAGCTTGTGTAGAAGCGATGAATGCTTGTAATCTGTCGTATGTATCCAATTTGAAGCAATATGATTTGGAAAAGCTATGTGACTGCATTCGCGTCAATCGTGACTGTGCGGAGATTTGCTCCTTTACTATTCAAGCGTTGAGTCAAGGAAATGCGTTCTCTACACAATTGGCTGAACTGTGTGCCAAAGCTTGCGAAGCGTGCATCAACGAGTGCTCGCGCCATGAGCAAACGCATTGCCAAGAATGTGTAGAAGCATGCCGCAAATGCGCAGAAATGTGCTACGAGCTGGCAGGCGTAACAGCAATGGCATAAACATCCGTCATA
The DNA window shown above is from Paenibacillus sp. JQZ6Y-1 and carries:
- a CDS encoding CobW family GTP-binding protein, producing MTVPIYILSGFLGSGKTTLLQQMLENWKAEGKTPAVVMNEIGDVNLDGMMLGEDVAMAELLSGCICCSNRADLGMELYNLIQTGEPDVIVIEASGVANPVEILDAVTEISLYHRMELRNLITVVDAAHLWELYEQQQGKTYRLMQEQIRAASVLIVNKSDLLESERLEKVEQIARGWNPYAPMYVTVRCELDRYLYEQAGHALAGEHHVTAAEGNASIAEEQVHSAHHDQNEQLHRKHDHQHHEDHHTHTHAPHHSHEHVMVYTHYFEQPINSEAFEALIANLPTEVYRAKGILTFNDTNSRFLFQYAYRQSDFMKITPQKPVPDVAVFIGEHFDKRHIQELLLTLERQEHEA
- a CDS encoding four-helix bundle copper-binding protein, which codes for MTTTNQYRPYIEACVEAMNACNLSYVSNLKQYDLEKLCDCIRVNRDCAEICSFTIQALSQGNAFSTQLAELCAKACEACINECSRHEQTHCQECVEACRKCAEMCYELAGVTAMA